The DNA segment AATCCGGCGCTGCGGGTTCGGACGGGCAGTCCGTGGTCGGTGCTTCCGAAGCCCCGGGCGCCAACTGCACCTACGGCGGCGTCGCGTACATCTCCGTGACCGGAACCGACTACGTCTGCAACGGCGCTCCGGGATCGACGGGCGCTGCCGGCGCGACCGGACCGCAGGGCCCGACAGGGGCCACAGGGTCACAGGGCGCGACGGGCGACACCGGTTCGCAGGGCCCGAAGGGCGACACCGGGGACACGGGTGAAACGGGTCCGGCCGGAGAAGCGGGCGACGCAGGCCCGGCGGGCTCGGATGGTCTGGATGGTCTAGATGGTCTGGACGGTCTGGACGGCGAATCCGTCGTCGGCGCCAGCGAAGCTCCAGGTGACAACTGCACCTACGGCGGCGTCGCGTACACCTCCGCATCTGGAATCGACTATGTTTGTAATGGCGCTGATGGCTTGCCGGGTGTTGATGGCTTGCCGGGTGAGGATGGCGTCGATGGAACGGCCGGCGCGACGGGACCGCAGGGCCCGATAGGAGAAACCGGGCTGCAGGGCGCGCCGGGTCTGGACGGAGCAACCGGCGCAACAGGACCGGCCGGAGCAACAGGCGCCGCGGGTCTGGACGGAGCAATCGGCGCAACAGGACCGGCCGGAGCAACAGGCGCCGCGGGTCTCGACGGAGCAGTCGGTGCGACAGGTCCAGCCGGAGCAACAGGCGCCGCGGGTCTGGACGGAGCAATCGGCGCAAC comes from the Pseudomonadota bacterium genome and includes:
- a CDS encoding collagen-like protein encodes the protein MKILKGIALLFLLLLAPACGENLVSEPLIAGADEPPGPNCLNGGIEYTTPDGIDYVCDGDTGLTGPAGATGPQGSTGPTGESGAAGSDGQSVVGASEAPGANCTYGGVAYISVTGTDYVCNGAPGSTGAAGATGPQGPTGATGSQGATGDTGSQGPKGDTGDTGETGPAGEAGDAGPAGSDGLDGLDGLDGLDGESVVGASEAPGDNCTYGGVAYTSASGIDYVCNGADGLPGVDGLPGEDGVDGTAGATGPQGPIGETGLQGAPGLDGATGATGPAGATGAAGLDGAIGATGPAGATGAAGLDGAVGATGPAGATGAAGLDGAIGATGPAGLNGLDGLDGLNGLDGLDGESVVGASEAPGDNCTYGGVAYTSATGI